The following coding sequences are from one Fulvitalea axinellae window:
- a CDS encoding OmpH family outer membrane protein has translation MESKKDRGAGSKWFRYGFASLIAFVVGAGTVYGIYIFRPAEKEGIIRTAALFEGFSGKKDLEAKLEKIRTIRNGQLDSMKVAMEKATLDGPDLKKARRAYANSVASFEQEEQRLSQTYTDNIWKRLNGYVKEYGEEKGYRFIFGTQGSGNLMYARTEDDITDQVLEYANGKYEGDL, from the coding sequence ATGGAGAGTAAAAAAGATAGAGGGGCGGGATCAAAATGGTTCCGGTACGGTTTCGCAAGCCTAATCGCTTTTGTTGTGGGAGCCGGTACGGTATACGGGATATACATTTTTCGTCCTGCCGAAAAAGAAGGGATTATCAGGACGGCGGCTCTTTTTGAGGGGTTTTCGGGCAAAAAAGACTTGGAAGCCAAACTTGAGAAAATACGGACTATCCGCAATGGACAACTGGATTCGATGAAGGTCGCTATGGAAAAGGCGACGCTTGATGGACCGGACCTAAAAAAGGCGCGAAGGGCATACGCCAATTCGGTAGCATCTTTTGAACAAGAAGAGCAAAGACTGTCACAAACGTACACCGACAATATTTGGAAAAGGCTAAACGGCTATGTCAAAGAGTACGGAGAGGAAAAAGGCTACCGTTTTATTTTCGGTACCCAAGGGTCCGGAAACCTGATGTACGCCCGGACCGAAGATGATATCACGGACCAAGTATTGGAATACGCAAACGGGAAATATGAGGGGGATCTGTAA